A genomic segment from Phragmites australis chromosome 6, lpPhrAust1.1, whole genome shotgun sequence encodes:
- the LOC133921330 gene encoding uncharacterized protein LOC133921330, translating to MDLWERARAFAGEAAKRSQELSAEAAKRSSALVSETAKKSKEIFSETASKSREIAAEATKQADLLAGQIMHLASDLPVPSIPPIPAISPVPSAAAPEPDAAELERYAITDDLRDFVKGMAMNTFRDFPLQDEPEMSDVPTVSNVRQDLNEWQARHATLVLSAVKEISKFRYELCPRYMKERKFWRIYFLLVNNYIAPFEKKYFEDLKVKAEEEKKDSQKEVSQTAQATTAEQKDTKVPSKTSTSTNPEHDLDVFLLGDLGSDDEGPDGGDDGLDDDFDKIDGTSGLESDDDDKNPAAGKAENAK from the exons ATGGATCTCTGGGAGAGGGCCCGCGCCTTCGCCGGCGAGGCGGCGAAGCGGTCGCAGGAGCTCTCGGCAGAGGCGGCCAAGCGCTCCTCGGCGCTGGTCTCGGAGACGGCGAAGAAGTCCAAGGAGATCTTCTCGGAGACCGCCTCCAAATCGCGGGAGATCGCCGCCGAGGCCACCAAGCAGGCCGACCTCCTCGCCGGACAGATCATGCACCTCGCCTCCGACCTCCCCGTGCCCTCGATCCCGCCCATCCCCGCGATCTCTCCCGtaccctccgccgccgcgccggagcCCGACGCCGCGGAGCTCGAGCGCTACGCCATCACCGACGACCTCCGCGACTTCGTCAAGGGCATGGCCATGAACACCTTCCGTGATTTCCCCTTGCAAG ATGAGCCAGAAATGTCGGATGTGCCCACAGTGTCGAATGTGCGTCAGGATCTGAATGAGTGGCAGGCCAGGCACGCCACACTCGTTCTCTCGGCCGTCAAG GAAATTTCAAAGTTCAGATATGAGCTATGCCCAAGATACATGAAAGAGCGTAAATTCTGGCGGATTTATTTCTTGCTAGTAAACAACTACATAGCCCC CTTtgagaagaaatattttgaggATCTGAAAGTGAAAGCGGAGGAGGAAAAAAAGGATTCCCAGAAGGAAGTATCCCAGACCGCACAAGCTACAACTGCAGAACAGAAAGACACAAAAGTGCCAAGCAAAACTTCTACTTCAACAAATCCGGAGCATGATCTGGATGTATTTCTCCTGGGAGATCTGGGCAGTGACGATGAGGGTCCTG ATGGTGGTGATGATGGGCTAGATGATGACTTTGATAAGATTGATGGTACCTCA GGATTGGAGAGTGATGACGATGACAAAAATCCAGCAGCAGGAAAGGCAGAAAATGCGAAGTAG
- the LOC133921332 gene encoding dof zinc finger protein 4-like translates to MQEFQSIPGLAGRLFGGAAAADLRRAQAQQGPGARCGGASPAATVPEAVKCPRCESTNTKFCYYNNYNLSQPRHFCKSCRRYWTKGGVLRNVPVGGGCRKAKRSSSSSSSSASSAASTPTSTDAKNPRRASASSPRSNSGSASPTAATASTTPTTPATPSSNTLTATCHHTSPFATDVALPAPIFADQAAALASLFAPPPPPPLPVFSFTAHPKEEGVAPSVLQLAGQAPAPVAPTTADMTPFASLDAGIFELGDAPAAAYWNAGSCWTDVQDPSVYLP, encoded by the coding sequence ATGCAGGAGTTCCAGTCCATCCCGGGCCTCGCGGGGCGGCTGTTCGGCGGGGCCGCGGCCGCTGACCTCCGGCGCGCGCAGGCGCAGCAGGGCCCAGGGGCGCGGTGCGGCGGGGCTTCTCCTGCGGCCACGGTGCCGGAGGCTGTCAAGTGCCCGCGGTGCGAGTCGACCAACACCAAGTTCTGCTACTACAACAACTACAACCTATCGCAGCCGCGCCACTTCTGCAAGAGCTGCCGCCGGTACTGGACCAAGGGCGGAGTCCTCCGCAACGTGCCCGTGGGCGGCGGCTGCCGCAAGGCCaagcgctcctcctcctcgtcctcgtcgtctgCCTCGTCGGCGGCGTCCACTCCCACGTCGACCGACGCCAAGAACCCGCGCCGCGCCTCGGCGTCGTCGCCACGCTCCAACAGCGGCAGCGCCAGTCCCACGGCCGCCACCGCCTCGACGACCCCTACCACTCCCGCCACGCCGTCGTCGAACACCCTCACCGCCACGTGCCACCACACGAGCCCCTTCGCAACAGACGTGGCGCTACCAGCGCCGATATTCGCCGACCAGGCCGCGGCGCTCGCGTCCCTCTTCGCGCCTCCCCCGCCCCCACCGCTCCCGGTGTTCAGCTTCACGGCACATCCGAAGGAGGAAGGGGTGGCGCCTTCAGTGCTACAGCTCGCAGGACAGGCACCGGCGCCAGTGGCGCCCACCACCGCCGACATGACGCCGTTCGCGTCCCTGGACGCTGGGATCTTCGAGCTCGGCGatgcgccggcggcggcctATTGGAACGCCGGGAGCTGCTGGACGGACGTCCAAGACCCGAGCGTCTACCTACCCTAG